The nucleotide window AGTTCGACCACATGTTCACCATGGCGAACGGGTCGTCGTGGGGGAGGCCGAAGAGCTCCTCGGGCCCCGGCACGACCCGGACCTCGGCGTCTATGCCGACGGACCGCCACATCTCGACGATCGCCTCGGCGGCCGCCAGACCGTTCGTGTACCAGGTGGGATGGGCGTTGAGGTAGACCTTCTCGCCGGCGTAGCCCGACTCCTTTACGAGGGCCCTGGCGCGCTCGGGGTCGAACTCGGCGACGGGCCGGGAGGCGTCGTACATGTCGCCGAAGGACGCGAACTGGTGCCCGCGCGGCACGACAGCGACGGCGCCCCACAGCGAGTCGGATAGCAGCTGCCTGTCGATGGCCAGGTTCATGGCCCGCCTGAGCCTCACGTCGCGGAGCACCGGGTGGGTGGTGTTGTAGCGGAGCACGTGGATGTTGTCGAGGACCGCCGGGCGCACCTCGACCCCGTCGAACCGCTCGAGGACCGCGGCCTGGTCGGGCGGCAGCGAGGCGGCGATGTCGATCTCGCCCGTGACGAGCGCGGTGACGCGCGCGGCGGTCTCGGGGATCACGCGGAACACGACCTCGCCCGCGGTCGGCGTCCCTCCCCAGTAGCCGTCGTAGGGCTCCAGGACGAGGCGGTCGCCCGCCACGAACGACGCCACCCGGTAAGGCCCCGTGCCGACGGGCCGACGGTTGAACTCCGCCGCTCCGGCCGCGTAGGCCTCAGCGGGGACGATCGAGGCCTCCTGCATGGTCAGCACCTGCTCGAGGACCGGGTCGGGCCCCTTCGTGGTGATCTTGACCGTGTGGTCGCCCAGCGCCTCCACCGCGGCGACGTTCGCGAACGTCCCGCGGGCCGTCACGAGGTCGGAGCCGGGCTCCAGCACGCGTTCGAGGCTGAAGACGACGTCCTCGGCGGTGAACGCCGAGCCGTCGTGGAACGTCACCCCGCGGCGCAGCTCCAGGACCAGCTCCGTCTCCGACTCCCACCGCCACGACTCCGCCAGACCAGGCCGCAGGCCGCCGGCGAGGAAGTCGCGGAAGATGAGCCTGTCGAAGACCGAGTAGAGCGTGCGGAAGCCGTTGGCGCCGATGTTGATGTCGACGGCGGGGTCGAGCCCGT belongs to Trueperaceae bacterium and includes:
- a CDS encoding ABC transporter substrate-binding protein, producing MSARTALALLVALALGLGWASPGGAERGADERSGADDRSGADGSAAGTTAAGRSEPEQRPALVIGVVALPDGLDPAVDINIGANGFRTLYSVFDRLIFRDFLAGGLRPGLAESWRWESETELVLELRRGVTFHDGSAFTAEDVVFSLERVLEPGSDLVTARGTFANVAAVEALGDHTVKITTKGPDPVLEQVLTMQEASIVPAEAYAAGAAEFNRRPVGTGPYRVASFVAGDRLVLEPYDGYWGGTPTAGEVVFRVIPETAARVTALVTGEIDIAASLPPDQAAVLERFDGVEVRPAVLDNIHVLRYNTTHPVLRDVRLRRAMNLAIDRQLLSDSLWGAVAVVPRGHQFASFGDMYDASRPVAEFDPERARALVKESGYAGEKVYLNAHPTWYTNGLAAAEAIVEMWRSVGIDAEVRVVPGPEELFGLPHDDPFAMVNMWSNSMRFADPAGGLWATWNPNAPPQASGYWRAPDEFNALGLEARSITDRDRRRRDYWRMLDIWEEEAPGTVLYYSVEFYGVREGVEWRPYSDFYIDLRPYNLAFR